The following proteins are encoded in a genomic region of Sulfurimonas sp. HSL3-7:
- a CDS encoding metallophosphoesterase, with protein MSTVLFPLAFISVMYLMNTYIHRRLFKRLHFNVRLASFNFLSAIFILEILFVIETLFHPIIESPALYYILSLAVAVTVTLFFITLLYDLLHTTAQHVPFDQGRRHFMKIAFDVTMLILAFSYLVKGLIGGIKRPELNKVEIFIKELGFDELTIVQLTDMHVGNTIGKAFVQECVDRINALKPDIVVITGDLLDRKIEHAKEELSPLKELQTRFGTFFILGNHEYYHGAQDIADYMPQLNIKALLNESVVIRDGDKAINLVGINDLQSIRFKMLETDTYKAFENVDTTLPTVLLSHQPKSIKIVQEHHYDLMISGHTHGGQIFPFGFLVMLDQPFLAGLHAVSAAKQIFVSRGTGYWGPPVRVFAPSEISILTLKPQFTLASN; from the coding sequence ATGAGCACTGTTCTTTTCCCCCTTGCTTTTATAAGTGTGATGTACCTGATGAACACCTATATCCACAGACGCCTCTTCAAGCGCCTCCATTTCAATGTTCGGCTCGCAAGCTTCAATTTTCTTTCCGCTATCTTTATACTTGAGATCCTTTTCGTTATCGAGACTCTTTTTCACCCCATCATCGAATCGCCGGCGCTCTATTACATCCTGAGTCTGGCGGTAGCGGTAACCGTGACACTCTTTTTTATCACGCTGCTCTATGATCTGTTGCACACGACCGCCCAGCATGTGCCCTTTGATCAGGGGCGAAGACATTTTATGAAGATCGCTTTTGATGTGACGATGCTGATATTGGCCTTTTCATATCTCGTAAAAGGCTTGATCGGCGGCATCAAAAGGCCCGAGCTTAACAAGGTCGAGATCTTCATCAAAGAGCTTGGTTTTGATGAACTGACGATCGTCCAGCTCACCGATATGCATGTGGGAAATACCATAGGCAAAGCCTTTGTTCAGGAGTGCGTCGACCGCATCAATGCCCTAAAGCCCGATATTGTTGTCATTACAGGCGATCTTCTTGACAGAAAGATCGAACATGCCAAAGAGGAGCTTTCGCCGTTAAAAGAGCTGCAGACACGTTTTGGCACCTTTTTTATTCTCGGAAACCACGAATACTACCACGGGGCGCAGGATATCGCCGACTATATGCCGCAGCTGAACATTAAAGCCCTCCTAAATGAGAGTGTCGTCATCAGAGACGGTGACAAAGCCATAAACCTTGTAGGCATCAATGACCTGCAGTCTATTCGCTTTAAAATGCTGGAGACCGACACCTATAAAGCGTTTGAGAATGTCGACACGACACTGCCGACCGTACTGCTTTCTCATCAGCCTAAAAGTATAAAGATCGTTCAGGAACATCACTATGATCTGATGATAAGCGGTCACACCCACGGCGGTCAGATATTCCCTTTCGGTTTTCTGGTAATGCTTGATCAACCCTTCTTGGCCGGGCTGCATGCTGTAAGCGCGGCAAAACAGATCTTTGTCAGCCGCGGTACCGGCTATTGGGGGCCGCCGGTGCGTGTCTTTGCCCCGAGCGAGATCTCTATTTTAACACTCAAACCCCAGTTTACACTTGCAAGTAACTGA
- a CDS encoding competence/damage-inducible protein A, producing MNPLHIYAVIIGSEILNGRRVDKHFDFVKRALAQRGYTLHCVEIIKDDAALIKSSFERVRADEKSRMFCFGGIGSTPDDLTRAIAADVFRGSPLVRHTKFEKDIIEHFGEGAYPNRIHMAELPEGAELLKNPVNNMSGFYLDERYFFMPGFPEMAHPMVEEAIARFFPQNRILYRKTLHALCSEERLIAIMKLMPDDVECSSLPMFVNEKANVEMSVASYDEKITLRYFGMFMDFLEANDIGFEVKE from the coding sequence ATGAACCCCCTTCATATCTATGCCGTCATCATCGGTTCGGAGATCCTCAACGGCCGCAGAGTCGACAAACATTTCGACTTTGTAAAGCGCGCGCTTGCGCAGAGAGGCTACACGCTTCATTGTGTCGAGATCATCAAAGACGATGCTGCTCTGATCAAAAGCAGTTTTGAGCGGGTCAGAGCAGATGAGAAAAGCAGAATGTTCTGTTTCGGCGGCATCGGTTCCACCCCCGATGACCTGACCCGCGCCATTGCCGCAGACGTTTTCAGAGGCTCGCCCCTGGTGCGTCATACGAAATTTGAAAAAGATATTATTGAACATTTCGGCGAGGGGGCTTATCCCAACCGTATCCATATGGCAGAACTGCCCGAAGGGGCCGAACTCTTAAAGAATCCGGTCAACAACATGTCCGGCTTCTATCTCGATGAACGCTACTTCTTTATGCCGGGATTTCCCGAGATGGCGCACCCGATGGTCGAAGAGGCCATTGCGCGTTTTTTTCCGCAGAACAGGATACTGTATCGAAAAACACTGCATGCGCTCTGCAGCGAAGAGCGGCTCATTGCTATTATGAAGTTGATGCCCGATGATGTCGAATGCTCATCTCTGCCTATGTTCGTCAACGAAAAAGCGAATGTGGAGATGTCGGTTGCTTCGTATGACGAAAAGATCACGCTTCGATATTTCGGTATGTTTATGGATTTTCTGGAGGCCAACGACATTGGATTTGAGGTAAAAGAGTGA
- a CDS encoding thiolase family protein translates to MAIVEGVRSPIAKAGGKFKTLQAETLGSRVVQEAVLRSGLDYSDYDEVIIGNVAQPAHAANVARVIALKAGFNESMIASTVHRNCASGMEAITSAAEKILAGSGSVYLCGGVESMSNVPLLFGTQMKSFLETFSRARTLKQKLVTLGHFRPSYLRPVIGLMQGLRDPVSGLMMGSTAEVLAQDFGISREEQDLFALNSHLKAAMAQKSGLFAEEIVPIVYDLGASKIMKDDDGIRPNQSLEALARLHPFFDPENGTVTAGNSSQISDGAAALTLMSENEAKKRGIEPLGYLSAFAYAGLEPKRMGMGPYYATSKLFKAMKMSLKDIDLIEMNEAFSVQVLANLRAFPSQHYAASHGFDAPLGEIDESRLNVNGGAVALGHPVGMTGTRLVIHLLKELRRRNKERGLATLCIGGGQGASLFLEVV, encoded by the coding sequence ATGGCAATCGTAGAAGGTGTACGTTCACCTATCGCCAAAGCAGGCGGAAAGTTCAAAACGCTCCAGGCGGAGACATTGGGATCACGTGTGGTGCAAGAGGCGGTCCTGCGTTCCGGCCTTGACTACAGCGATTATGACGAGGTGATCATCGGGAACGTTGCGCAGCCTGCCCATGCTGCCAATGTCGCTCGTGTTATTGCACTTAAAGCCGGTTTTAACGAAAGCATGATAGCCAGTACAGTGCACCGTAACTGTGCCTCAGGTATGGAGGCGATCACCTCTGCCGCCGAAAAGATACTTGCAGGAAGCGGTTCCGTCTATCTCTGCGGCGGTGTGGAATCGATGAGCAATGTACCGCTGCTCTTTGGTACCCAGATGAAAAGTTTTCTGGAGACCTTCTCCAGGGCCAGGACGCTTAAGCAAAAGCTTGTGACCTTGGGGCACTTCAGACCCTCTTACCTCAGACCCGTTATCGGTCTGATGCAGGGGCTGCGGGATCCGGTCAGCGGTTTGATGATGGGCTCTACGGCAGAGGTACTGGCACAGGATTTCGGTATCAGCAGGGAAGAGCAGGACCTTTTTGCGCTAAACAGCCACCTTAAAGCCGCAATGGCTCAAAAGAGCGGTCTCTTTGCAGAGGAGATCGTGCCCATCGTTTATGATCTTGGCGCTTCAAAGATTATGAAAGATGACGACGGGATCCGCCCCAACCAGTCGCTTGAAGCGCTTGCCCGATTACACCCTTTCTTTGATCCCGAAAACGGTACGGTGACCGCCGGCAATTCATCACAGATCTCCGACGGGGCGGCGGCACTGACGTTGATGAGCGAAAATGAGGCCAAAAAACGGGGTATTGAACCTTTGGGCTATCTCAGCGCTTTTGCCTACGCGGGTCTCGAACCTAAACGCATGGGGATGGGGCCCTATTACGCAACTTCAAAACTTTTCAAAGCGATGAAAATGAGTTTGAAGGATATCGACCTTATCGAGATGAACGAGGCCTTCAGCGTGCAGGTTCTGGCTAACCTTAGAGCGTTTCCATCACAACATTATGCCGCGTCCCACGGGTTTGACGCCCCTTTGGGCGAGATCGATGAGTCCAGACTAAATGTCAATGGCGGCGCTGTCGCCTTGGGCCATCCTGTCGGAATGACGGGGACAAGGCTGGTTATTCACCTGCTAAAAGAGCTGCGCCGCCGGAACAAAGAGCGCGGTCTGGCCACGCTGTGTATCGGTGGAGGGCAGGGTGCCTCACTTTTTCTGGAGGTAGTGTGA